The proteins below are encoded in one region of Amycolatopsis acidiphila:
- the yidD gene encoding membrane protein insertion efficiency factor YidD, producing MNEHTTAIGDETQEVIRPGPAAWVLLLPLRFYRKCISPFLPPSCRFYPSCSTYAVEALTRFGAARGFYLAARRLLRCGPWTMPGRDPVPEKFSWRRTRPGLSTEE from the coding sequence GTGAACGAACACACGACCGCGATCGGCGACGAGACCCAGGAAGTCATCCGCCCGGGCCCGGCCGCCTGGGTCCTGCTGCTCCCGCTTCGCTTCTATCGCAAATGCATCTCCCCCTTCCTCCCGCCCAGCTGCCGCTTCTATCCGAGCTGCAGCACGTACGCGGTTGAGGCCCTGACCCGGTTCGGCGCCGCCCGAGGTTTCTACCTCGCGGCGCGCCGGCTGTTGCGCTGCGGCCCGTGGACCATGCCCGGCCGCGATCCGGTGCCCGAGAAGTTCTCCTGGCGCCGCACCAGACCTGGTTTGTCAACCGAGGAGTAG